The Aedes albopictus strain Foshan chromosome 2, AalbF5, whole genome shotgun sequence region cacctaacccaactctgcatgagcagaatttgtcagttggttaactgattggcatgtgtcagatgaggactctccatttgatccttttgcactttggagtgttccttcgcaaactttgcgtattcaggcgtccctgctcaacaagctatggaacctgtaataattggttgcgatcacattttatggataactcgcttccattgctgctccaagagagtttcattatggttttgttatttcaacgcccttcattgtggtataccatagctactgctttgaaagaagcttgtcctctgcggtctgtgcggaccgaaagaggtattcctgaatggaactcggacctgttcaagttctaaatgtcttcggataaaccagtcttttgtatagctacgaatctttagcttctaccccgaggattgtagctatagaatcgatttagtgggcactaaaaagctctgcttacttcaaatctcctggagcaaatggggctttgtcctatttttctccagagggatttgagtttttcaaacatgttttgaactcttgtagttttctattgggtattttcatggcgtgaaattactctgtagttttatcccaaaaggatgcgtgcgttgtaaaaagaaggaataagttccagatttatctggttacgtcgttctttctgaaatgctcgaaacacattgtcgattatcacatctgtgatgttcgtctggctaacatgcctgttcatgtgaactcacatgtctcccaatttgggatgtcgacagtgactcttttacacaatgttgtatatacgttttcaagaaagcactcgctaaaacgtagtttttgcttgggtgatttcttgaatattgaggatgcttttgatgacgtgcctttctatgacatattgaaagtcgcatgacgtcgcaagctgcctccaatgagctataggctctttttacgcttatgcgttttacagtgtccttttcagggcactgattaaccccgttgtggtatgagctatgagctctcgttgcgcttatgcgttcattccctcttctagggcaccccttcctatttcatcacctttccctttcccaattcccatcccttgtcccattttccctcaggtaaatgatgaaataggctcatatgtatggcgatggcacaaatgtcccaaatggaggataacgtgcctctggagctggccttctgatacctgatagtgaaCCAAATTTGATATTAAACGAAAGAATCACTTGTGAATTTAAAATCTGAGTAGAGAAAATATAGTGATATATAGTAGTATATATCATAGAGAAAATATTGAGTAATAATATTATTTCATTTAATCACGATAATCAAATTTAGTTCAGTAATTTCTCACACGTTGCGAGCTGATGCATTACAAGTACACTTTTTTAGGcataagtgatatcacttagctGTTTCAAAGTTTTGGGGAAAAGAATATAAATATAAAGGTAGACATACTATTAAGCGTCACCTCGCAACACGGgataacttggtgaaccaaatatGATTTTTAGTGTATAAACGAAAAATAGCTTATGAACAATTTCAAAGGTTAAAGATGAATCATATGATTATAAAATATACATTTGATGTGACACATCACAACTTGGTGAACCATGTGATCAAAATAACGTATTTACTATTTAAAAGTTGTTGGCGAAAGTGTATGATCAAAGGATCTGTGGAGACACCCTAGCCATCGTATTGGGGTTTTTGGACAACCCTAACAAAAATACATTACTGTCAGCTTTGTTGATACCGCGTGCGAAGCGAACGAACgtaataaaacgaataagttaagTTGTAGTTTATTTACCACGTTTTAATCCATTCCGGCGAGAGAAACACCTACATTGGTGACCCCGACGGTGCCGACCACCGTTATATCGAAGTTTCAACGCGAAACCGGTCGTAAAAATCGTGTCCGTCGTCGAAAAAGTCTCGGTGTTTCGAAACTCGCCATATTTGCTGACATGACAGAAAATCAAACACCCTCAGCCGCAGCGGCAGCCGCTGCTGCTACTGCTTCGGTGGCCGTGAAGcttccagaattctggaagagCGACCCAGCCATGTGGTTTGCTCGGGCGGAGGCCCAGTTTGCGCTGGCTAGGGTCGTAAGAGACGAGACGAAATACTACTACATCATCAGCAAGATTGATCAGTCCGTCATCTGCCACGTAGCAGATTTAATAGAGAACCCGCCGGCGGATAACAAATACAAAGCGGTGAAGGATCGACTGATTTCTCGCTTTGAAATTTCCGCACAGGGCAAACTGGAATGTCTGCTAAATCCCTGTGACCTCGGGGATATGCGGCCAACCCACCTACTAGCGTGTATGTAGGAGCTGGCAGCCGGACTCAATATCAGCGACGACATTATGAAGATCCTATTCCTGCAgcgaatcccgaaaaaaaatcaagccaattTAGTCGATTAGTGATGGTACGCTTGCAGCGGCATCCACACCTGTTGTGTCCGGTATCGATATGAGCAGTTTGCAAGAGCAAATTGCTTGCCTGACAGCTGAGATTCGCCGAATAAAAACATCAACTCCAAGAAGCCGTTCAACATCACGATCCCGCCGGAGTGTCAGTTCAGGTTCAACCATCTGCTGGTACCACCGAAAGTTCCGACCGAACGCTCACCAGTGTCGCGAGCCTTGCTCCTACAACGCTTCAAAAAACTAAATGAACATCCATCTGAAATGGCGGAGATGGATGCGTTCTCTGGAAGTCGCCGTTTGCATATTTATGACCGGACTAGTGGCTATCGTTTCTTGATCGATACTGGATCGGATGTTTCCATCATCCCAGCTACTTCGAAAGATCGTCTCAAACTCCCCACATCATTTCGACTGCATGCAgcaaatggctaaaatataaacgactcataagaaagtgatcattcttcataaataattccaaaagtcccagtgaagaaacaggggtgtaagcagtaataaataacaaaatttccataaacaaataaaaaaatgcataaataaatcaaaagtttccagaaataattgatttttgagcaatgaaaaacgtcaaaaatgcaatgaacaattcaattgttgcaataaaaaaagccaattttcccacaaaaaaacttcgaattttccacaaataaattcgattttttcataataaattagaaaattcactatAAAAAAGAAGCaataaaagtgcaataaacaaaaatataaattatcaataaatgtctaaaaacgagcaataaacgaaatgcattttgagccaaaacatTATGTAGACCATGAGACGAAGCTGCATAGaggatatccgatgcaccgcaactgcatcgatacggttctaggcaaaccacagatccaataaTTTGCcaggtataatgcaaacatagatgttatcccttttttaggtcggacgtgcgatagcgagttcggatagcaagcaattgctcggcaattgcaatcatagttacgcaagcttttcagtcgtttcagtcatataagtgcgattcagcatttcactgtctcatactttcctgcatatgtttttcatgggtaatttcgtaattttttattgcattttttgaattttttattgctttttcgatatttttttattgtgaattttctaatttattatggaaaaatcggatttatttatggaaaattcgaagttatttggtaggaaaaatggcttttttttattgcaacagttgatttatcattgcatttttgacgtttttaattgctcaaaaatcgattacactagtttacagcatttttgaactcggtaagctgatgatcatttttggtgtagaatcatgccctgagttcgaaaacgcgaatgaaaaaaattacagtagagcggaaattttttcgactttccatacaaggttgatgatttgaaatcgatttttgttctatttttaagcaaagtcgctcacttcaaacatctaattctccgtaatcaattctTCGatagagctgaaatttttactgtaaatcgcctacatatgatatgtcaactaaacgtcgagaaagaattttcaagttgttttttttcttattgaaaaaaatacatttcttcaaaaaattttgggaatatggctaaaatttgagaagatcgtccctaaagctcgctaatatcttgaatttcatcaatctggcgcaaaacatgtattcagatgatcgaatggtattgtatttagtTTTAATtggtaaaaaaagatttaaaattggttgaacaaaacgcaagttatttgcattttagtaaattacatattttgaaaagttataaaactcgatattgagctaaaactcaaaaactgttctacttaaaaatttttgaaggtcggtttcggaatcagcactaaattgtgcttcaaaaattttggtcgttgacagaagttcacgactttcgttttattttgtaaacttgtgttatttgtggaaacttttgatttatttatgcatttttttatttgtttatggaacttttgttatttattactgcttacacccctgttccttcattgggacttttcgaattatttatgggaaaatttgtatttattatggaacgattAATTGTCTGCCGACATAATGATATCTCTAGGCAATGAAGAAGTAGAAAAGTGTGAAATCATAAGAGATTTAGGAGTTGTATTAGATACCAAGCTATCATTTATCGACCATTATAGCACAGTCATTAGCAGAGTAAATAACATGCCTGGATTTATCAAGCGTTTCAGCCACAATTTTCATGATCCATACACGATAAAAACTTTATACATTGCATATGTGAGATCAACACTGGAATATTGTAGCATAGTTTGGTCACCATATTCCATCACACATGAGGAACGAATAGAATCTGTACAAAAGCAATTCTTATTGTTTGCACTCCGTAAATTAGGCTGGACGAGATTTCCTCTTCCTTCATACAAAGCCCGTTGTATGTTAATCAACATACAAACATTGAGAGAGTCACCAGGATATCAGGaggatatccgatgcaccgcaactgcatcgattcggttctaggcaaaccacagatccaagaatttgccaggtataatgcaaacatagatgttatcccttttttaggtccgacgtgcgatagcgagttcggatagcaagcaattgctcggcaattgcaatcatagttacgcaagcttttcagtcgtttcagtcatataagtgcgattcagaatttcactgtctcatactttcctgcatatgtttttcatgggtaatttcgtaattttttattgcattttttgaattttttattgctttttcgatatttttttattgtgaattttctaattttttatggaaaaatcggatttatttatggaaaattcgaagttatttggtaggaaaaatggctttttttattgcaacagttgatttatcattgcatttttgacgtttttaattgctcaaaaatcgatTATTTGTGGAAActgttgatttatttatgcatttttttatttgtttatggaacttttgttatttattactgcttacacccctgttccttcattgggacttttcgaattatttatgggaaaatttgtatttattatggaacgattAATTGTCTGCCGACATAATAATATCTCTAGGCAATGAAGAAGTAGAAAAGTGTGAAATCATAAGAGATTTAGGAGTTGTATTAGATACCAAGCTATCATTTATCGACCATTATAGCACAATCATTAGCAGAGTAAATAACATGCCTGGATTTATCAAGCGTTTCAGCCACAATTTTCATGATCCATACACGATAAAAACTTTATACATTGCATATGTGAGATCAACACTGGAATATTGTAGCATAGTTTGGTCACCATATTCCATCACACATGAGGAACGAATAGAATTTGTACAAAAGCAATTCTTATTGTTTGCACTCCGTAAATTAGGCTGGACGAGATTTCCTCTTCCTTCATACAAAGCCCGTTGTATGTTAATCAACATACAAACATTGAGAGAGCGCCGAGAATTTGCGATGATTTCGTTCATTAATAATTTAGTTTCTCATCGAATAGATTCAGCTGAGCTGTTATCCAAACTCAATTTTAACATACCATCTCGACCATTACGAAACTGAAATATTTTCATTGTCAACAATCATCGCACAAACTATGCCAACTTTGGTCATTTAAATCAAATGATGGTTTCTTTCAATAAACATTCTGAGGCTATTGACTTTACATTAACAAAAGATaaattaagaaaatatttcaatGCTATCCGATAAACACGAAACGCAAAAGTAGCACTAAATAGTTGATTTTAGTGAATACTCTATGATATA contains the following coding sequences:
- the LOC134286545 gene encoding uncharacterized protein LOC134286545 — protein: MTENQTPSAAAAAAAATASVAVKLPEFWKSDPAMWFARAEAQFALARVVRDETKYYYIISKIDQSVICHVADLIENPPADNKYKAVKDRLISRFEISAQGKLECLLNPCDLGDMRPTHLLACM